The Hordeum vulgare subsp. vulgare chromosome 7H, MorexV3_pseudomolecules_assembly, whole genome shotgun sequence DNA window CGTTTTTCTCACTTATGGATGGCATAGTGGGTAAATTAATACAACATTGTGGGTCATTTCAATGACGTACGACACAAGCAATCCACACATTActattactagcaaaagagcccgcgtGTTGCaatggaagagaaaataacacacgctctgaacgcaatatattttcacatggcatcacatttgtgttgccgacgatgactttagtgctcacacaacgaaaatgcgtttgaatgtacagccactcggaataagatgaaaaATATGTTATTTCTCCCCACGAGGTTTTTCAAAAGTGAGCATGtctggttaacgatgttttctttcctctcaatttagttttaatttaatggatgtttattgcaattcgccggaaaaagagaaaaaaaggactgtgcactacagattaagtttgcaccaaaaataatatttaagcagtattcaacagctaaacataacatcctatttagattctacacatttttttaatcaaatttcatatataacatgttaaaatcggagttacggtttaaaagatatggataattttgttttagataaaatgtggattgattaatTGAAAAGTtatgttttttttgttaaaatacggaaggcgggttgattacctgaaacatcagggggtttcgaaaaaatgcaaaaaaaaggattcgttctctgacttaaatccggactgcgggttgattacttGAAACATCAAGGGGTtttctgaaaaatgcaaaaaaggTTCGTATTTTGACTCAAAAACGGATTGCGTGTTGAATACAAGAAAAGCGaggggtgtttttgcaaaatgaCCGCGCCGGACGACAGAAATgctccgcgctttattattaagGAGAGATTAGAAAGAGATTAGGAGAGATTATTGATACCGAAACCGTAAAAACTGCTTTGCGGCCAAAagacgactcctgcgagagaaaaCAAAACCTATCGTAAAGGGAATCGTTTGTGGCCGGTGAGCTGGCCGAACCGTTCGGCCGGCCACACGCGACCACGCGCGCCCGCTGACTGGGCATGCATCAATTTTTCGTTTAATTTGTTGCAACGAGCGTCATATTTGCTGCAAGCGTTATTTTTCccctacatttgtccagtaaaaaagctgcatatacgtttggttgcaactccagttcttcgaacttttcgttacaatcgatttTTTTAACTTTTGCtataaccgtgttaatttttgctacaaccggcatcattttttgctgcaatcgttcactaaaaaagttgcatacacgtcacgtaaatattcattacaaccggcgtttcgtttttgctaccacgtaccatcatCTTCGTTTGttagcttcgtttttttgctacgatcacgtagatactttttttttgctacaaattttattttttgttgcaaccgttgaaaaaattgttgcATCACATCAAAAATTTGCTGCATCggagaaaaaatgttgcatggataTCCAACGGCGCGGACGCGCGGGGGTTGGTGGATCGCGCGGCCTGCGCGCGTCCGGCCCAAAGTTTCGGCCGGCGCAGATCACTCCCCTATCGTAAACTACTAGCGGGAGGCGAAGTATTGTGAACCCCCTTCCCGGCTTCCCGCCACGGGCCGGCTGATAGGCGAACACCAGACAGAGGACAGGTGATGCATGGGCTCACCTATGAAGTTTGGAGGGGATCAGCAAAAATGCTAGACATACAAAGAGTTACATAAGGTTAGACGCTGACTAGGATTCTTTCTTTCTAACTAACAACTCCCCCTGATTTTCAAGGGGTGTGTGGAGCCCTCATGTCCCTTATTCTTCAATCAAAATTCTCCTCTCTATAAAATCTATGTATGTGTAGCATTGCTGATGAGTGGATCAGTGTCAGTGCCCTATCTGGCTATCTGCCACGGTCGCAAGAACGAAAGAGAAACCGGAAGGGGGGAAAACACAGGCTAAAACCAAGAAACTGCGTCCTACAAATCTCCGatcatgttttttttttttttcacAGACGAAACAGAAGCTCTTTACATCCTGCTGGCAGCAAATTCAATCCCTGCAAGGGGTCACGAGACGAAGCATAACTCTCTACAGCCTACGCTACGCATGAACGAACTGATGGACGCCACCGTCCCATCAGATCCTCCCGATGGGGATGATGCACTCGGCGGGGAACCCGTGGGGGTACCGCTTCCGGTCGGCGCAGTAGTCGTAGGTCATGTAGTTCATGCGCACCCAGTTGAGCGTCATCCAGCTCCACCAGTCCAGCCGCTGCCCCATccacgacgacgccgacgacggcAGGTGGTCGCCGCCGCACCGCGTCGGCGACGCCCCGCCATGCCAGACGCAGGCGCTGCTGGCGTCGAAGCGCCGGTACGCGGCCACGAACGGCGCCTCCGACCAGTCCGTCTTGACGCGGCCGCCCTGCGTCGCCCACTCCTCGGCGTTCCAGATGCTGGCGAAGACGTGCACCGGCTGCCTCGTCGGGAACGGCACCCCGTTGGCCTCGTTGTTCTTGAACACCCTGATCGGCGTCCCGTCGATGTACAGGCTGCATTCAGTCAACAAGATCATGCGTgtcaggacgacgacgatggtgatgCTGTGGAGAAGAGATCTGAGGGCGTAGTGGGTAGTACATGATGTTGAGCGGGTTCCAGAGGATGGAGTAGGTGTGGAAGTCGGCGGTGGGGTCGAACCAGAGCACGAACTGCTGCTCCCGCTCGCCCTTGCCGTCGCTGAAGATGTTGGTGTGCAGGATGTAGGGCTCGCCGCTCACGTTGCCCAGGAACTCGAAGTCCACCTCGTCGTGCCGCGCGCCACCCGTGCAGATCTGCAACGTCCATCCTCTTTCTTAATTCATAGTCATACAAGTATAAAAAAGGAACGCAGACTAGATTTAAACGTGGACACCATGACTACATATGCTCAAAGGGGCAGAATAATTCCAGATTCTGTCGCCTGAAGAACACGGAGTTCAGATTCTATATCCTTGAAGAATACAGTATTCAGATGGTGTTTAGTTGGCCTTAGTGGAAATCACTTCTAAAAAAAACCTGGCTAGTTCACCATGCTCGAGAAAATTATTGTTTTTCCCTCCTCAAAACGGCAGAATAATTTCAGTTTTGGTGTCCTGAAGAGTGCAGAATCCAGACTCTATCTCCTGAAAAATAAAGTATTCAGATGGTGTCTAGTCGGCCTTAGTGGAATTCACGTCTAAGACAGTCCTGGCTAGTTCACCATGAACGTTTCTTTAATGCAATTCATGACTTAATCAAGCCATTGTACACCATGTATTAACTGCTGGAATAGCTGCGAGGACGATGCTCTCTCTGTTTTTCTGAAAGGTGACGCTCTTCGTATCCTTTGATCTAGGACATGTACATACACACAATAATTGTAGCACGGCAGATCTGTGTAGCTACTGGTACTACCACCCGCCCCATTCATTGCAGAAACCCCGTCGAATTCATCAGTTACTAACATTTATGCGTCAACCAGAACAGAATTCATCGCAGTTGGGCGTCAGTTAACCTCCGAATCGGCTTCTGAATTCACACTTGTTTCCTCCGGGGACTACGTTGGGCGACAAATGCAGGG harbors:
- the LOC123408860 gene encoding probable xyloglucan endotransglucosylase/hydrolase protein 23, with protein sequence MLRGSLRWLLVLAVVVAASAGKAGRGLHRDFDAVWGKRNARFFDEGRVVELALDRETGSRLQSKDRYLFGRFDLDIRLVAGESAGTITSFYICTGGARHDEVDFEFLGNVSGEPYILHTNIFSDGKGEREQQFVLWFDPTADFHTYSILWNPLNIILYIDGTPIRVFKNNEANGVPFPTRQPVHVFASIWNAEEWATQGGRVKTDWSEAPFVAAYRRFDASSACVWHGGASPTRCGGDHLPSSASSWMGQRLDWWSWMTLNWVRMNYMTYDYCADRKRYPHGFPAECIIPIGRI